One window from the genome of Vidua chalybeata isolate OUT-0048 chromosome 3, bVidCha1 merged haplotype, whole genome shotgun sequence encodes:
- the OPRM1 gene encoding mu-type opioid receptor isoform X2 — MAVAYLLGNGSAPLLAGALEVPFAANASACRPPGPPCPAWGNASAALGWNRSEPCGGGNGSAGGGGPCAPAGGGPSVVTAIAIMALYSVVCVVGLFGNFLVMYVIVRYTKMKTATNIYIFNLALADALATSTLPFQSVNYLMGTWPFGTILCKIVISIDYYNMFTSIFTLCTMSVDRYVAVCHPVKALDFRTPRNAKIVNICNWILSSAIGLPVMFMATTKYRHGSIDCTLTFSHPAWYWENLLKICVFIFAFIMPVLIITVCYGLMILRLKSVRMLSGSKEKDRNLRRITRMVLVVVAVFIVCWTPIHIYVIIKALVNIPETTFQTVSWHFCIALGYTNSCLNPVLYAFLDENFKRCFREFCIPTSSTIEQQNSTRVRQNTRDHASTANTVDRTNHQRCFLCRLFTC, encoded by the exons ATGGCTGTCGCCTACCTGCTGGGCAACGGGTCCGCCCCGCTCCTCGCCGGCGCCCTGGAGGTCCCGTTCGCAGCCAACGCCTCCGCCTGCCGCCCGCCCGGGCCGCCCTGCCCGGCCTGGGGCAACGCCTCGGCGGCGCTGGGCTGGAACCGCTCCGAGCCCTGCGGCGGCGGCAATGGCagcgccggcggcggcgggcccTGCGCGCCCGCGGGCGGCGGCCCCTCCGTCGTCACCGCCATCGCCATCATGGCCCTCTACTCCGTGGTCTGCGTCGTGGGGCTCTTCGGCAACTTCTTGGTCATGTATGTCATCGTCAG gtACACGAAAATGAAGACTGCCACCAACATCTATATTTTCAATCTTGCATTGGCAGATGCCCTAGCAACAAGTACTCTGCCATTCCAGAGTGTGAATTACTTGATGGGAACCTGGCCATTCGGTACCATCCTTTGTAAGATCGTTATATCCATAGACTACTACAATATGTTCACCAGTATCTTCACACTCTGCACCATGAGTGTGGACCGCTACGTGGCTGTTTGCCACCCAGTTAAGGCCCTTGATTTCCGTACCCCCCGAAATGCCAAAATTGTCAATATCTGCAACTGGATTCTTTCCTCTGCCATTGGCCTGCCAGTTATGTTCATGGCAACTACTAAATACAGGCATG gtTCAATTGACTGCACACTTACATTTTCCCACCCTGCTTGGTACTGGGAGAACCTCCTGAAAATCTGTGTATTTATCTTTGCCTTCATCATGCCAGTCCTGATCATTACGGTGTGTTACGGGCTGATGATTTTACGCCTGAAGAGCGTTCGCATGTTATCCGGCTCCAAAGAGAAGGACAGGAACCTGCGGAGGATCACAAGGATGGTTCTTGTAGTGGTGGCCGTGTTTATTGTCTGCTGGACTCCCATCCACATTTATGTTATCATTAAAGCCCTGGTCAACATCCCAGAAACTACTTTCCAGACTGTCTCCTGGCACTTCTGTATTGCTCTAGGGTATACAAATAGCTGCCTTAATCCAGTCCTTTATGCATTTCTAGATGAGAATTTCAAAAGGTGTTTCAGAGAGTTCTGCATCCCCACTTCCTCAACCATTGAGCAGCAAAACTCCACCCGAGTCCGACAAAACACTCGTGACCATGCTTCCACTGCCAACACTGTGGATAGGACTAACCACCAG
- the OPRM1 gene encoding mu-type opioid receptor isoform X1 gives MAVAYLLGNGSAPLLAGALEVPFAANASACRPPGPPCPAWGNASAALGWNRSEPCGGGNGSAGGGGPCAPAGGGPSVVTAIAIMALYSVVCVVGLFGNFLVMYVIVRYTKMKTATNIYIFNLALADALATSTLPFQSVNYLMGTWPFGTILCKIVISIDYYNMFTSIFTLCTMSVDRYVAVCHPVKALDFRTPRNAKIVNICNWILSSAIGLPVMFMATTKYRHGSIDCTLTFSHPAWYWENLLKICVFIFAFIMPVLIITVCYGLMILRLKSVRMLSGSKEKDRNLRRITRMVLVVVAVFIVCWTPIHIYVIIKALVNIPETTFQTVSWHFCIALGYTNSCLNPVLYAFLDENFKRCFREFCIPTSSTIEQQNSTRVRQNTRDHASTANTVDRTNHQLELQEAETTPLP, from the exons ATGGCTGTCGCCTACCTGCTGGGCAACGGGTCCGCCCCGCTCCTCGCCGGCGCCCTGGAGGTCCCGTTCGCAGCCAACGCCTCCGCCTGCCGCCCGCCCGGGCCGCCCTGCCCGGCCTGGGGCAACGCCTCGGCGGCGCTGGGCTGGAACCGCTCCGAGCCCTGCGGCGGCGGCAATGGCagcgccggcggcggcgggcccTGCGCGCCCGCGGGCGGCGGCCCCTCCGTCGTCACCGCCATCGCCATCATGGCCCTCTACTCCGTGGTCTGCGTCGTGGGGCTCTTCGGCAACTTCTTGGTCATGTATGTCATCGTCAG gtACACGAAAATGAAGACTGCCACCAACATCTATATTTTCAATCTTGCATTGGCAGATGCCCTAGCAACAAGTACTCTGCCATTCCAGAGTGTGAATTACTTGATGGGAACCTGGCCATTCGGTACCATCCTTTGTAAGATCGTTATATCCATAGACTACTACAATATGTTCACCAGTATCTTCACACTCTGCACCATGAGTGTGGACCGCTACGTGGCTGTTTGCCACCCAGTTAAGGCCCTTGATTTCCGTACCCCCCGAAATGCCAAAATTGTCAATATCTGCAACTGGATTCTTTCCTCTGCCATTGGCCTGCCAGTTATGTTCATGGCAACTACTAAATACAGGCATG gtTCAATTGACTGCACACTTACATTTTCCCACCCTGCTTGGTACTGGGAGAACCTCCTGAAAATCTGTGTATTTATCTTTGCCTTCATCATGCCAGTCCTGATCATTACGGTGTGTTACGGGCTGATGATTTTACGCCTGAAGAGCGTTCGCATGTTATCCGGCTCCAAAGAGAAGGACAGGAACCTGCGGAGGATCACAAGGATGGTTCTTGTAGTGGTGGCCGTGTTTATTGTCTGCTGGACTCCCATCCACATTTATGTTATCATTAAAGCCCTGGTCAACATCCCAGAAACTACTTTCCAGACTGTCTCCTGGCACTTCTGTATTGCTCTAGGGTATACAAATAGCTGCCTTAATCCAGTCCTTTATGCATTTCTAGATGAGAATTTCAAAAGGTGTTTCAGAGAGTTCTGCATCCCCACTTCCTCAACCATTGAGCAGCAAAACTCCACCCGAGTCCGACAAAACACTCGTGACCATGCTTCCACTGCCAACACTGTGGATAGGACTAACCACCAG